CCATTTGCTCCTTGGCCGAGCCCAAGAGGACTGGAACTATGGTGCCAGACTGAGTGCCCACACCAATGGCTGCCTCGATCTCAGCTTGGGTTAGCTCTTCCCCTTCTAGATACTTCATCGCTAGCTCGTCATCGGTAACCGCGGCGGCATCCATCAGCATTTCGCGATAGTTTTCCACCGCTTCACTCATCTCCGCGGGAATCTCACACTCCTGGGCCTTACCGTCAACGAACTTGTAGCCCTTCATTCTCACCAGATCCACTAACCCAGTGAAGTTCTCCGCTTCGCCGATGGGCAAGTGGAGCGGAACTACGTTAGCACCGTACATCTCCTGCAGTGCATCGAGAACCTTCTGGAAGTTAGCGTTCTCTCGGTCCATCTTGTTGACGAAGAACATGCGGGGAATTTCCATCTCCTCGCAATAGCCCCAAGCCTTTTCCGTGCCCACTTCGACACCGGAGGCAGCACACACGGTGATAATAGCGCCATCAGCCACCCGTAGCGTCGCCTTGACCTCACCGACGAAGTCGAAATATCCCGGGGTATCCAGCAAGTTGATCTTGTGACCTTCCCACTCCGCGGGCGCTACTGTCGTATTGATACTAACCTGTCGCTTGACTTCCTCAGGATCGTAATCAAGGATACTAGTACCATTGTCGACACTACCCAGTCTTTTGATAACGCCGGAGCGGAATAGCAAGGCCTCTGCCAACGTCGTCTTTCCTGTGCCTCCATGGGAGACAAGTGCTACGTTACGCAATTGACTAACAGCGTATTTTTTCACCAGTGATCTCCTCCTTCATGCCGGTGACAAACTGAATATAGTTTAATGTCGATTACTACTAGTATTACCTGATTTTGTCCCGAAGTACTTGCAAATAAGTATAACTATGCCCTTTCCTGTGACGCCACCGCTGTCCTTTCCACTCATCCCCCTTGATAACCTACCAAGGGTTAACCGGAATCGGAACATTATGTCAGTGTAGTCTAGTTAGTAGAAGTCGTTAAATTTAAGCTTCGCATCAGGAGTTACGATTCCTGCCTACAATTTCCGCATCTTCAGCAAAAGTGCATCAAAGACCGATTTTCTCTGCTAATAACACAAAAGGAGATCCCTGGCATCTCACTGCTCAGGACCTCCTCATGTTTGATCACTTAATTGCACTTAGGGAATCAGTTCTACTCGGCGAAGTTGTGGTTGCCAGCGCAGAGCGGTGGCAAACTCGGCGATCATCTCCAAAGGTAAATACACCACATCATCATCCACGACGGGAGCAACAGTCAACCCAAGTTCTTCTCCATTAACCGTCATTTTGTTGGAACCCACTTGACCTAAGACAAACCCCTGATTTCCGATGATAGTAATCCCATTGGAAGCAGCATCCCAAAAAACCATGGGACCCAGAATCTTCGTCACGTCCGTGGCACTAAGCAACGGTTGGCCCTCAACCCATATTGGCGGCTGGGCCAATTCCATGGACTCTTCGGCCACCACTAGCTCAAAGAAATCCTTGGGAACTGGTCTAAGACTATGTAACGCCCCAGCAGCATCAAAAAGGATCAGTCTACCGCTGCCTAGCCGCAGCTCCGAAGCCCCAGGAATGAAATCGACATCAGCGATAACTTGAATCGAAGCCCTGGTGATCTGCATCACCCGCAAACCACCATCGACTACCGAAATTAACTCATCCTGTCCGTCTCCGTCCAAGTCACCGGCTACTGCCTCTGAAATCTTTAGCAAGGGATCCGATAAATGATGCTTCAGTTCGAAGGTCGAACCATTCCAGCCGTAGGCATAGAGCATCTCTTGCTTAGTAGTAATCACAATATCAAGCACGCCATCGCGATCAACATCCATCAGGGTGACAGCGCTGACGGTACCCCAGGGATAGTTTTCCCAAATGGGAACCAGCTCATCGTCGAGCCACTGCAGGACAGCTACCTTGCCGGCGGACAACCCATAGATCACTTCATCGACGCCATCGTCGTTCACATCAGCCACGGTAAGCAGGCTGACTCTACCTCCGGTACCCTCAAGGCGCCACACACTATCGAATCCCAAGCCATTCCATTGCAGTAAGCGAGCACCGCCGGAGCTGGTTACCGCCAGGATATCTTCCCAGCCATTGCCGTCTACATCACTGACCAGGATACTGTCTACCGCGGACCAGAGATAGTCGGTTTCGCCCTTGCGGAAAAAGTCCTGGCCATCGAAACCGAAGATGATAATCGAACCGGCCTGACCGGTACCAACCAGAAGATCCGGCAGTCCATCGGCATCCACATCGCCCACGGTCAAGCTGGCTACCCCGGCGGCGATACCGGGAATCTGCCACCTATCGACAAAACCCGAGCCATCCCACTGCATGATATACACGCTGTTGTTGGAGCCGACAATCAATTCAGGAACGCCGTCATGGGTCAAATCCGCCACTGCATAGGCCTTCCCGGAAATGTCCTCGACGACAAATTCCTCGATCAAGGCCATCGCAGAGGCGCCGGTTACTGCCAGAGCGCCAAAGGCGAGCATCATTACAACACAAAGACCTACCACTATCGGACGCATCGGTTGTCCTCCCTGCTTCAAGCACCTATGATATCACTATTATACCAGGTCCCGAAATAATCCCTGCTGCAAAAAAAGCGTCTTCCCGAACAGGAGTCGGAAAGACGCTTTGATACTGGTCGGGCTGACAGGATTTGAACCTGCGACCTCTACCACCCCAAGGTAGCGCGCTAGCCAAGCTGCGCCACAGCCCGTGACCAAGTATTATGATAGCAGGTTTATTTCGAAAATGCAACCCCTTTGTCTAAAGAAATAACTTCTAGTTATTCAGGCATCGGAATCCAGCTGAAACTCGCTGTGGATGGCCCTTACAGCCTCTAAAGCTCTAGTCCTTGGGACCAAACAGGACACCTTGATCTCTGAAGTCGAAATCGCCAGAATATTAATCCCTGCTTCCGCCAGGGTCCGAAACATAGTTGCAGCTACCCCAGGATTAGTTACCATGCCTGCTCCGACGATGGAAACCTTCGCTACCTGATCATCATAGAGAATTCCGTCAATTCCCAGTTCTTCCCCGACGACAGTAATGATCCCCCTGGTACGGGGCAGGTCCGCCAGGTCAATGGAAAAGAGCATATCACAGGTTTCCCTTTCCTGAGGGGTTTGGACGATCATGTCCACATTAATGCCGGCATCGGCCAAGGCCGTAAAGATCCTTGCCACCACCCCTGGTCTGTCAGGAACGCCCCGTAGAGTCACCTTCGCAATATCTAGATCATGGGCCACTCCGACCACGACTCGCTCCCGTTCCAACTGATTCTCCTCCTTCACCCAAGTCCCAGAATTATTGTTGAAACTCGATCTCACCACCAAGGGTACCCGTTCAAAGGCAGCGCATTCCACCGCCCGTGGCTGCAGTACCCCTGCGCCCAGTCGTGCCATCTCTAGCATCTCGCCATAGGAGATTTCCGCCAGCTTCCGGGCGGAGGTGACCACCCTGGGGTCTGCGGTGTATACCCCATCGACATCGGTGTATATCTCGCACATTTTCGCCTGCAGGGCTGCTGCCAAGGCCACCGCGGTTGTATCGGAACCACCTCGACCCAAA
This window of the Bacillota bacterium genome carries:
- a CDS encoding aspartate kinase, coding for MEIVVQKYGGTSVADAQRVQAVAKRAIAAKEQGYGVVIVVSAQGDTTDELIQRALQITDEPPLRELDMLLTTGEQMSSALLAMAINAAGTEAISLTGVQAGIRTDSLHTKAKIKSIDTTRVKSELAAGKIVIVAGFQGVDEQGDYTTLGRGGSDTTAVALAAALQAKMCEIYTDVDGVYTADPRVVTSARKLAEISYGEMLEMARLGAGVLQPRAVECAAFERVPLVVRSSFNNNSGTWVKEENQLERERVVVGVAHDLDIAKVTLRGVPDRPGVVARIFTALADAGINVDMIVQTPQERETCDMLFSIDLADLPRTRGIITVVGEELGIDGILYDDQVAKVSIVGAGMVTNPGVAATMFRTLAEAGINILAISTSEIKVSCLVPRTRALEAVRAIHSEFQLDSDA